Proteins encoded in a region of the Sulfurimonas marina genome:
- a CDS encoding SagB/ThcOx family dehydrogenase, whose translation MNKNLQTVLHYHETTKHHQNRYARSLGYMDWATQPNPFREYKGTQKLQLPLALKHNTPPYHLLYTSDVPKAPLCKESISQLLQFSMAIAAWKSAGADKWAVRCNASSGNLHPTESYLILPPLLTDKAALFHYGPKDHQLELLSEFESSFFNSLPKGSFIVALSSISWREVWKYGERAFRYVQLDVGHAWQSIVTSAAMLGWSVQKLDGISDADLAKILGLNQSERFFETELPDMFLLITPEKHATAVNLDQLYEEVPLKYDGIANKLSPTMQEWDIIPAIEDATQTTPIHKEEIETSAYLKAPTRESKDVILQRRSIHVMDKELSWITKEQFFTIIKSVSSSLDGKSCAVHPVLMVHRVKEMQQGLYILIRNDTDLQSLKSSMKQEYLWEETELENLYFLQEGDFTFAAKNISCSQDIASDGAFSLGMLTRFSNELQNFGAHRYKELYWECGAIGQQLYLEATSLGLSGTGIGCFLDDMFHSLLGLQDNKFQTLYHFTVGKGFVDSRIMSLPPYGEL comes from the coding sequence ATGAATAAAAATTTACAAACAGTATTGCACTATCACGAAACGACAAAACATCATCAAAATAGATATGCCCGATCACTCGGCTATATGGACTGGGCTACGCAACCAAATCCTTTTCGGGAATATAAAGGGACACAAAAACTGCAACTCCCTTTAGCCCTTAAACACAACACACCGCCTTACCATCTTTTATATACATCAGATGTTCCAAAGGCACCATTATGTAAAGAATCTATCTCTCAACTCCTACAGTTTTCTATGGCAATAGCAGCCTGGAAATCTGCAGGAGCTGATAAATGGGCTGTACGATGTAACGCTTCAAGCGGTAATTTACACCCGACAGAATCTTACTTGATCTTACCCCCTCTTCTAACAGATAAAGCTGCCCTTTTCCACTATGGGCCAAAAGATCATCAACTAGAGCTCCTTAGTGAGTTTGAAAGCTCTTTTTTCAATTCACTTCCTAAGGGAAGTTTTATAGTTGCACTCTCAAGCATCTCCTGGAGAGAGGTATGGAAATATGGTGAGCGTGCATTTCGTTATGTTCAACTTGATGTCGGCCACGCTTGGCAAAGCATAGTAACCTCTGCTGCCATGCTAGGATGGAGTGTCCAAAAGTTAGATGGGATTAGTGATGCAGATTTAGCAAAAATATTAGGTCTTAATCAAAGTGAACGTTTTTTTGAAACAGAACTGCCAGATATGTTTTTACTTATCACACCGGAAAAACATGCAACTGCTGTCAACCTCGATCAACTTTATGAAGAGGTTCCTTTAAAATACGACGGTATAGCAAATAAACTCAGCCCAACTATGCAAGAGTGGGATATCATCCCAGCTATTGAAGATGCGACACAAACAACTCCTATTCACAAAGAAGAGATAGAAACGAGCGCTTATCTTAAAGCTCCGACAAGAGAGTCAAAAGATGTAATATTGCAAAGAAGAAGTATCCATGTTATGGATAAAGAGCTCTCATGGATCACAAAAGAGCAGTTCTTTACAATCATTAAAAGCGTAAGCAGTTCACTCGATGGTAAAAGTTGCGCAGTTCACCCGGTACTGATGGTCCACCGTGTAAAAGAGATGCAGCAAGGTTTGTATATACTCATCAGAAACGATACTGATCTGCAGAGCTTAAAATCTTCAATGAAGCAAGAGTATCTTTGGGAAGAGACAGAGCTTGAAAATCTCTACTTTCTTCAAGAGGGAGATTTCACATTTGCGGCTAAAAACATAAGTTGTTCTCAAGATATTGCAAGTGATGGAGCTTTTTCTCTTGGGATGCTTACACGCTTTTCAAACGAACTGCAAAACTTCGGTGCACACAGATACAAAGAGTTATATTGGGAGTGTGGAGCTATTGGACAACAGCTTTACCTAGAAGCAACCTCCTTAGGACTAAGTGGGACAGGGATAGGATGTTTTCTGGATGATATGTTTCACTCTCTTTTAGGATTGCAAGATAATAAATTTCAGACACTCTACCATTTCACAGTTGGAAAAGGTTTTGTAGACAGCAGAATAATGTCACTTCCCCCGTATGGAGAACTCTAA
- a CDS encoding protein adenylyltransferase SelO: MKFSDLKLTTPYLELPELFYDLVEPMPLQKPYVMATSPACAELLGVDEDLDRDEKLLSIVNGSEKLEGSKTFAMCYAGHQFGYFVPRLGDGRALNLGKVNGQNLQLKGSGLTLYSRRGDGRAVKRSSIREFLMSEAMHGLGIATSRALALIGSDTDVARESLEKGAIVLRVSPTWIRFGTFEYFKTRRKYEKLQLLADYVIEESFPELQDHEEKYFKMFSKIVENSAKTVARWQSVGFNHGVMNTDNMSIDGRTIDYGPYAMLDDYEANYICNHTDVEGRYSFKNQPSIMQWNLSVLANALSPMVNIIKMSKLVEKDFISIYESEYLELMKNKMGLFEEDENDIPLIRWMLGSLESSVVDYSRFFRTLSTYDGDKSEILALCEYETPLKEWLEGYDERVQKEQLSQQKRSKKMLQTNPKFVLKNHLLQEAIEKEEEGDFRMIEDLLKVALDPFSEHEELEYLNIPTPPRSKNLKLSCSS; encoded by the coding sequence ATGAAATTTTCTGATTTAAAATTAACAACACCCTATTTAGAACTACCGGAATTATTCTATGATCTCGTTGAACCTATGCCGCTTCAAAAACCGTATGTGATGGCTACTTCACCAGCATGTGCAGAGCTTTTAGGTGTTGATGAAGACTTAGATAGGGATGAGAAACTTTTAAGTATTGTAAATGGGAGTGAAAAACTTGAGGGTTCAAAAACTTTTGCTATGTGTTATGCGGGGCACCAGTTTGGTTATTTTGTCCCCCGTTTAGGTGACGGGAGAGCTTTGAACCTCGGCAAGGTAAACGGACAGAATCTGCAGCTTAAAGGTTCCGGGCTTACACTCTACTCCAGACGTGGAGACGGGCGGGCGGTAAAACGCTCGAGCATTCGTGAATTTTTAATGAGTGAAGCTATGCACGGTTTGGGAATAGCTACTTCACGTGCATTGGCTTTGATAGGAAGTGATACAGACGTAGCACGTGAGAGCTTGGAAAAAGGTGCTATCGTTTTACGTGTATCACCGACATGGATCCGTTTTGGAACTTTTGAGTATTTTAAAACGCGTAGAAAGTATGAGAAGCTACAACTTTTGGCAGATTATGTGATCGAGGAATCTTTCCCAGAATTGCAGGATCATGAGGAGAAATACTTCAAAATGTTTTCGAAGATTGTAGAAAACAGTGCAAAAACTGTTGCACGCTGGCAGAGTGTGGGTTTTAATCACGGTGTTATGAATACTGACAATATGTCGATAGACGGTCGCACAATAGATTACGGTCCCTATGCGATGCTCGATGATTATGAGGCAAACTATATCTGTAACCATACAGATGTAGAGGGGCGCTACTCATTTAAAAACCAACCCAGTATTATGCAGTGGAATCTTTCAGTTTTAGCAAATGCCCTTTCACCTATGGTGAATATTATAAAGATGAGTAAGTTAGTGGAGAAAGATTTTATCTCTATCTATGAGAGTGAATATCTTGAACTTATGAAAAATAAGATGGGACTTTTTGAAGAGGATGAAAACGATATCCCGCTTATACGCTGGATGCTTGGTAGTTTAGAGAGCAGCGTTGTAGATTACAGCCGTTTTTTTAGAACCCTTTCTACTTATGACGGAGATAAGTCTGAGATATTGGCACTATGTGAATATGAAACACCTCTGAAAGAATGGTTAGAAGGGTATGATGAAAGAGTTCAAAAAGAGCAACTCTCACAACAAAAGCGTTCAAAAAAGATGTTGCAAACAAATCCAAAGTTTGTACTAAAAAATCATCTTTTACAAGAAGCGATCGAAAAAGAGGAGGAGGGTGATTTTAGAATGATTGAAGATCTTTTAAAAGTGGCACTTGATCCATTTAGCGAGCATGAGGAGTTAGAGTATTTAAATATTCCGACACCGCCGCGTAGTAAAAACCTAAAACTTTCATGTTCATCATAA
- a CDS encoding EAL domain-containing protein, which translates to MKFKKTAQIIDLLIDNKENILDVWLSSKETQNILNAYDIEIDTFRTPFATQLFDCYLDQILGKNNLQDCSVIPAYIKLMLKHHATPDKIFLLPIELENSILKSFFANNLSDYEIYIETNQLTKYTLQATLTEFQKIFNDQKQENIYHNAILETTNDGYWMADMSGNLLEVNSSYSKMSGYSIDELLTMSIQNVEAIESEEETKKHIEHIIQYGNETFETIHIKKNGERYPVEVSVSFSEIEGGRFFVLVRDISERKRDEKELLLSSKVFSNMTDGVVITDSAQHILKVNNSFCKTTGYTEKELLGKSPNLLSSGWHDKEFYKQMWEEISGKGSWQGEIVDRKKNGETYISETSIVAIKKDDEITNYIAISSDISHKKEQEQIINNLAYYDALTKLPNKILFQERFENYVSLAKRHQKQIALLFIDLDNFKNINDTLGHLVGDQFLKDAAMRIKSILREEDTVGRFGGDEFAILVQNWHSLSSLGTLAQKIIDIFKQPFLLESTEFFSGASIGISIYPDDAQTYDEMVRLADTAMYHVKNQGKNNYEFYSSSMNTSIAEKMQILTALHTALENNEFHLTYQPKINIDTNTVYGMEALIRWIHPKLGFISPEIFIPKAEDNGHIYNIGLWVLEKALEDTKKLHDSGFNDLTVSINISSKQLEQNCFLDDFRKIIDKVGLKREFIDLEITETQVMNNIESSLDILRQLSALGIKMSIDDFGTGYSSLNYLKQLPASTIKIDKSFVLDIDKDENDKAIVSSIIALSQSLNKNIVAEGSETEEHIKILKELGVNQVQGYFYSKPLKFEEFESFLKEFR; encoded by the coding sequence GTGAAATTTAAAAAAACAGCTCAAATAATTGACCTTTTAATAGATAATAAAGAAAATATACTAGATGTTTGGTTAAGCTCTAAAGAGACTCAAAATATCTTGAATGCTTACGATATTGAAATTGATACGTTTAGGACTCCTTTTGCAACTCAATTATTTGATTGTTATCTCGATCAAATATTGGGAAAAAACAATCTTCAAGATTGTAGTGTAATACCTGCTTATATAAAATTGATGCTAAAACATCATGCTACGCCTGATAAGATTTTTTTACTACCTATAGAGCTTGAAAACTCTATACTCAAATCTTTTTTTGCAAATAATCTTTCAGATTATGAAATTTATATAGAGACAAACCAACTCACAAAATATACGCTTCAGGCAACTCTTACAGAATTTCAAAAAATTTTTAATGATCAAAAGCAAGAAAACATTTACCATAATGCTATCCTTGAAACAACAAATGACGGTTATTGGATGGCAGATATGTCCGGTAACCTTTTAGAAGTGAACTCTTCTTATAGTAAAATGTCTGGCTATTCTATAGATGAATTACTAACTATGAGCATACAAAACGTTGAAGCGATCGAATCTGAAGAAGAGACAAAAAAACACATTGAGCATATCATTCAATACGGCAATGAAACCTTTGAAACAATTCACATTAAAAAGAATGGAGAAAGATACCCCGTCGAAGTTTCTGTTAGTTTTTCCGAGATTGAAGGGGGACGCTTTTTCGTTTTAGTGCGCGATATAAGTGAACGCAAAAGAGATGAAAAGGAACTGCTGCTCTCCTCTAAAGTATTCTCAAATATGACCGACGGTGTAGTTATTACAGACTCTGCACAGCATATCTTAAAAGTGAATAACAGTTTTTGTAAAACAACAGGATATACAGAGAAAGAGCTCCTTGGAAAAAGCCCAAATCTTTTAAGTTCAGGTTGGCACGATAAAGAGTTTTATAAGCAGATGTGGGAAGAGATCTCTGGAAAAGGGAGCTGGCAGGGGGAGATAGTTGATCGTAAAAAAAATGGAGAGACATATATTTCAGAGACCTCTATAGTCGCAATTAAAAAAGATGATGAGATAACAAACTATATCGCCATATCAAGCGATATCTCACATAAAAAAGAGCAAGAGCAAATAATTAACAATCTAGCATATTACGATGCTCTTACTAAACTACCAAATAAAATACTCTTTCAAGAAAGATTTGAAAACTACGTTAGTCTAGCCAAGAGACACCAAAAACAGATTGCACTCCTTTTTATCGATCTGGACAACTTCAAAAATATCAACGATACGTTAGGTCATTTAGTAGGTGATCAGTTTTTAAAAGATGCTGCCATGAGAATAAAAAGCATTCTTAGAGAAGAGGACACTGTAGGAAGATTTGGTGGTGACGAGTTTGCCATCTTGGTTCAAAACTGGCATTCTTTAAGCAGTTTAGGAACCTTGGCACAAAAGATTATAGATATTTTTAAACAGCCGTTTCTTCTAGAGAGTACAGAGTTTTTTTCAGGTGCCAGTATCGGAATCAGTATCTATCCCGATGATGCACAAACATATGATGAGATGGTTCGTTTAGCCGATACAGCTATGTACCATGTAAAAAATCAAGGTAAAAACAATTATGAGTTTTATTCCAGCTCTATGAATACATCAATTGCTGAAAAAATGCAAATATTAACTGCTCTACACACTGCTTTGGAAAACAATGAGTTTCATCTTACCTACCAGCCTAAGATAAATATAGATACAAATACCGTATATGGGATGGAAGCACTTATTCGATGGATACATCCAAAACTTGGTTTTATTTCACCTGAAATATTTATACCAAAAGCAGAGGACAACGGTCACATCTATAATATTGGACTATGGGTACTTGAAAAAGCTCTCGAAGATACAAAAAAATTACACGATTCAGGTTTTAACGATCTAACTGTTTCCATAAATATCTCGAGTAAGCAGTTAGAGCAAAACTGTTTTCTTGATGATTTTAGAAAAATTATAGATAAGGTAGGACTAAAAAGAGAGTTTATAGACTTGGAGATAACAGAAACACAAGTAATGAATAACATAGAATCTTCATTAGATATCCTTCGTCAACTTAGTGCTCTGGGTATCAAAATGTCCATCGATGATTTTGGAACAGGATACTCATCTCTCAACTACTTAAAACAACTCCCTGCAAGTACAATTAAAATCGATAAAAGTTTTGTACTTGATATAGACAAAGATGAGAATGACAAAGCAATAGTTTCATCAATTATAGCTTTATCTCAATCATTAAATAAAAACATAGTAGCCGAAGGTTCAGAAACAGAGGAACATATTAAAATTCTCAAAGAACTCGGAGTCAACCAAGTACAAGGGTATTTTTACTCTAAACCCTTAAAGTTTGAAGAGTTTGAAAGTTTTTTAAAAGAGTTCCGTTAA
- a CDS encoding AEC family transporter, whose translation MSSIILSILSIYIFIVMGYIAKRSFKEQIDDKTITLLNVYFLQVFLTFWGLLLHPVDITLLYTPSIYLVIVIIALIVSALFARYLFTQKKEYSIAMVAALIGNTGNLGIPLNIAIFGEESIPYTTVVNLVNVFVVYTIGVYYYSRGSFDIKTSLLNIVKLPILWAAVIAITLSVFHYKPSDEIMKMLMMGAYASMTMQLFLFGVYLYGTKINEINKTLIAWVLSFKFLLLPLVTFVVLYFVELDPMIKGIIFIELLMPLAVANVNLASLYECEPKVVTALVLISSVLFLGIIFVGVKILTYL comes from the coding sequence ATGAGTTCAATTATATTGAGTATTTTAAGTATCTACATATTTATTGTTATGGGGTATATCGCCAAACGCAGTTTCAAAGAGCAGATTGACGATAAAACGATCACCCTTTTAAATGTATATTTTCTGCAAGTCTTCTTAACATTTTGGGGTCTACTGCTACACCCCGTCGATATTACCCTCCTCTATACACCGAGTATCTATCTTGTCATCGTAATTATCGCACTCATAGTCTCAGCCTTATTCGCCCGCTATCTTTTCACTCAGAAAAAAGAGTACTCAATAGCTATGGTAGCAGCTCTAATCGGTAATACAGGGAATTTAGGGATACCCCTTAACATTGCGATCTTCGGTGAGGAGTCTATCCCCTACACGACTGTCGTAAATCTTGTGAATGTATTTGTAGTTTATACGATCGGAGTTTATTACTACTCACGAGGCAGTTTTGATATTAAAACTTCATTACTTAACATAGTGAAACTTCCTATTCTTTGGGCAGCAGTTATTGCGATCACGTTAAGTGTTTTTCATTATAAACCGAGTGATGAGATTATGAAGATGTTGATGATGGGTGCCTATGCTTCCATGACAATGCAGCTCTTTTTATTTGGTGTCTATCTTTACGGTACAAAGATTAATGAGATCAACAAAACTCTGATCGCATGGGTGCTTAGTTTTAAATTCTTACTCCTACCGCTCGTTACATTTGTCGTACTCTATTTTGTAGAACTCGATCCGATGATTAAGGGGATCATATTTATTGAACTGCTTATGCCGCTGGCTGTTGCCAATGTAAACCTCGCCTCACTCTATGAATGTGAACCAAAAGTAGTAACAGCTTTAGTCCTTATCTCTTCGGTACTCTTTTTAGGAATTATCTTTGTGGGTGTAAAAATTTTAACCTACCTATGA
- a CDS encoding thioredoxin family protein, protein MQTIEEIENKIKENLAVMVYFSAPTCNVCHALKPKLLEAIDANFKEFEIVSVDTSIDQEVAAHFSVFTIPTVLIFLDGREFLRKSRHMSVDEVIREIKRPYEIMIS, encoded by the coding sequence ATGCAAACAATAGAAGAGATAGAAAATAAAATTAAAGAAAATCTGGCTGTGATGGTGTACTTTTCAGCACCTACTTGTAATGTGTGTCATGCACTTAAACCAAAACTGCTTGAAGCGATCGATGCAAATTTTAAAGAGTTTGAGATCGTGAGTGTAGATACTTCGATCGATCAAGAGGTAGCTGCACACTTTAGTGTTTTTACGATCCCGACGGTACTTATCTTTTTAGACGGCAGAGAATTTTTAAGAAAATCTCGTCATATGTCGGTTGATGAGGTGATCCGTGAGATCAAACGCCCTTATGAGATTATGATCTCATAA
- a CDS encoding TrmH family RNA methyltransferase, giving the protein MKQDSQEYKQRKAFFEKLITLYGRNVVVEVLQDSSIEVHKLHLAKSNKPDGAIKKIMQLAKKRGIEITYHEKNALSRISKNAKQDQGVAIDIFSKTYQNADAIKELQEYRLIALDGIQNPQNLGMIIRSCAAGSVDGIILPKKNSAKISPLVIKASAGTLFKIPIYFCDSLENVLGELQDTTVYALSLEAKNSLYDLKPSKKSIFVLGNESEGVSPKVQQLCNDSLIIPMNRGVESLNVAVTASLIAFMRS; this is encoded by the coding sequence ATGAAACAAGATTCACAAGAGTATAAACAAAGAAAAGCATTTTTTGAAAAACTGATTACCCTTTACGGACGTAATGTTGTTGTAGAAGTACTGCAGGATAGCTCAATCGAAGTGCATAAACTTCACTTGGCAAAATCAAACAAACCAGATGGTGCAATCAAAAAGATTATGCAATTGGCAAAAAAGAGGGGTATTGAGATCACATACCATGAGAAAAATGCCCTCAGCCGTATCAGTAAAAATGCTAAGCAGGATCAGGGTGTGGCAATTGATATCTTTTCAAAAACCTATCAAAATGCAGATGCGATCAAAGAGCTACAAGAGTATAGACTTATCGCCCTTGATGGGATACAAAATCCTCAGAACCTTGGGATGATCATAAGAAGCTGTGCAGCAGGTAGTGTAGACGGAATAATACTTCCAAAAAAGAATTCTGCAAAAATCTCTCCGCTTGTTATCAAAGCTAGTGCCGGGACACTTTTTAAAATACCTATCTATTTTTGCGATAGTTTGGAAAATGTTTTAGGGGAACTTCAAGATACAACTGTTTACGCTCTTTCACTTGAAGCGAAAAACTCTTTGTATGATCTCAAACCCTCAAAAAAATCTATTTTTGTTTTAGGGAATGAGAGCGAAGGGGTAAGCCCGAAAGTACAACAACTATGTAATGACTCTTTAATTATCCCTATGAATAGAGGGGTTGAGTCACTCAACGTTGCAGTAACCGCCTCATTGATCGCTTTTATGAGATCATAA
- a CDS encoding YaaA family protein: MLKILFSPSEGKNVGGDATAKDIFGAVSARDEILRTYNEIVNSGDEEKIKALFGIKKFDDCKGYIEDIFDAPLMSAIERYDGVAYDYLEYSSLDQNAQNYLKENTIIFSNLYGPLLGGDPIANYKVKQGNSIGEIAPDKFYKDRFSYQLDLYLAKSDILDLRAGYYDKFYKTTQPYTTLKFLKNGKTVSHWAKAYRGIVLREIAKAGITSLEEFNKLEIENLQVKEIKKTKNKTEIIYEIVE, encoded by the coding sequence ATGTTAAAAATACTTTTTTCACCTTCTGAAGGAAAAAATGTCGGCGGTGATGCTACTGCTAAAGATATTTTTGGAGCAGTATCAGCCAGGGATGAGATTTTACGAACTTATAACGAGATCGTGAACAGTGGTGACGAAGAGAAGATCAAAGCTCTTTTTGGAATCAAAAAGTTTGATGATTGCAAAGGGTATATAGAAGATATTTTTGATGCACCGCTTATGAGTGCCATTGAGAGATATGACGGGGTTGCGTATGACTATCTAGAGTATAGTTCATTAGATCAAAATGCTCAAAACTACCTCAAAGAAAATACTATTATCTTTTCAAACCTATACGGACCGCTGCTTGGTGGAGACCCTATAGCAAACTATAAAGTAAAACAAGGCAACTCTATAGGTGAGATAGCACCCGATAAATTTTACAAAGATCGTTTTTCGTATCAGCTCGATCTCTACCTTGCCAAGAGTGACATTTTAGATCTTCGTGCAGGCTACTACGATAAGTTTTATAAAACTACTCAGCCCTACACTACGCTAAAGTTTTTGAAAAACGGGAAAACAGTATCACACTGGGCAAAAGCGTATCGCGGTATAGTATTGCGTGAGATTGCAAAAGCGGGGATCACATCTTTAGAAGAGTTTAATAAACTCGAAATTGAAAATCTTCAAGTCAAAGAGATTAAAAAAACAAAAAACAAAACAGAAATTATTTATGAGATCGTAGAATGA
- a CDS encoding FecR family protein, whose product MKLFLMLMIASFTYIYAGVIGGVEYVQGNVKVKSSDSIKKEKVQEGYKIQEGDIITSYKDSYAKIVLIDNSTLVLDADSIVHFATSSQMEQEKGRVYYKVTSKKVKNSFKVKTDFAIIGIKGTTFIVKAEEQKEVLLQEGVVGINSIKEEFELYRKKVNADFEAFKAEQQEGFEEYKNGYSGYEKVMSTKAFDLEKQNKLSFDENLVKEDSFEKDDYKEFEYFEKLIDEI is encoded by the coding sequence ATGAAACTATTTTTGATGTTAATGATAGCGAGTTTTACTTATATTTACGCTGGGGTGATCGGTGGTGTTGAATATGTTCAAGGGAATGTTAAAGTAAAATCATCAGATAGCATTAAAAAAGAGAAGGTTCAAGAGGGGTATAAGATCCAAGAAGGCGACATTATCACTTCCTATAAAGATTCCTACGCAAAGATCGTTTTAATAGATAACTCTACACTTGTGTTAGATGCAGATTCTATAGTCCATTTTGCAACTTCTTCACAGATGGAACAGGAAAAAGGGCGTGTCTATTATAAGGTCACTTCTAAAAAAGTGAAAAACTCTTTTAAAGTCAAAACAGATTTTGCAATCATAGGAATCAAAGGGACTACATTTATCGTAAAAGCCGAGGAGCAAAAAGAAGTATTGCTTCAAGAGGGAGTTGTTGGAATCAATAGTATCAAAGAGGAGTTTGAACTTTATAGAAAAAAAGTCAATGCCGACTTTGAAGCTTTTAAAGCCGAGCAACAAGAGGGCTTTGAAGAATACAAAAACGGTTATAGCGGTTATGAAAAAGTTATGAGTACAAAAGCATTTGATCTAGAAAAACAAAATAAACTAAGTTTTGATGAAAATCTTGTCAAAGAGGACAGCTTTGAAAAAGATGATTATAAAGAGTTTGAGTATTTTGAGAAACTGATAGATGAGATTTAG
- a CDS encoding adenylate/guanylate cyclase domain-containing protein — MRFSVVAFLTVLFVLFLQFEKIELLESFAQRFNDINFQLTQKKINPDVVVVAIDEKSVNHFGRWPWDRAILGEGIAKLQDADVLAFDMVFSEPTSSDDKFSEALSGLDNTICGFFLRTNATQEMDESQLDILQNSSLDLLQTKMEEGNKFLKADYAELNVEPILDSCNLQGAFSTLSSSDKLYRFYPTAFYLHNSLYPSLGLQSLRLKFNSDVDRKKVTTLLLNQQEIPVNEHGFTRLNFYKKNDYKTISFLDLYNGDVKSAELKDKIVLFGVTEMGIGDVVPTPIGNLYGVYIHYTFLSNFLNKELIFEAQWLNLVFTAMMILLVLLYILFMKKVFSRVVAYLLSYAVLFISAKLLFVNYSIYIDMFYPLLALILSALTQEFLLFYIHEKDARFIKKAFSSYLSRELLNKLANSEKALELGGEKKKLSILFSDIRNFTTISEEMNDPQKLIHLLNRYFTPMTQAVMDNKGMLDKYIGDAVMAFFNAPVDVENHAEAACRCALDMREKLAQLNKELENDGIEPIHIGIGINTGEAVVGNMGATKRFNYTIIGDSVNLASRLESKTKEYGVDIIISSYTYELVKELFICKDLGYTPIKGKRDEVKIYQLISDKNDDIITAKVE, encoded by the coding sequence ATGAGATTTAGTGTAGTTGCATTTTTAACGGTACTTTTTGTTCTTTTCCTTCAATTTGAGAAAATTGAACTGTTAGAATCTTTTGCACAAAGATTTAACGATATCAATTTTCAACTCACACAGAAAAAGATAAACCCGGATGTCGTGGTAGTAGCAATTGATGAAAAAAGTGTAAACCATTTTGGACGCTGGCCTTGGGACAGGGCAATCTTGGGTGAGGGGATTGCAAAACTGCAAGATGCCGATGTGCTTGCTTTTGATATGGTCTTTTCAGAACCTACATCTTCAGATGATAAGTTTTCAGAAGCCCTAAGTGGTTTAGACAATACAATATGCGGTTTTTTTCTCAGAACAAATGCCACACAAGAGATGGATGAATCTCAGCTTGATATCTTACAAAATTCCAGTTTAGACCTTCTGCAAACAAAAATGGAAGAGGGGAATAAGTTTTTAAAAGCAGATTATGCAGAGTTAAATGTAGAACCGATTTTGGACTCTTGCAATCTGCAAGGTGCTTTTTCAACACTCTCTTCTAGCGACAAGCTTTATAGATTCTATCCAACCGCATTTTATCTTCATAATTCACTCTACCCATCATTGGGCTTACAAAGTTTACGTTTGAAATTTAACAGCGATGTTGATCGTAAAAAGGTAACTACCCTTTTACTAAATCAGCAAGAGATACCTGTCAATGAACATGGATTTACAAGGCTTAATTTTTATAAGAAGAACGATTATAAAACGATCTCGTTTTTAGATCTATATAACGGTGATGTGAAAAGTGCTGAGTTAAAAGATAAGATCGTACTCTTTGGCGTGACGGAGATGGGGATTGGTGATGTGGTACCGACACCGATAGGGAATCTCTATGGGGTATATATCCACTATACATTTTTGTCTAATTTTTTAAATAAAGAACTTATCTTCGAAGCACAGTGGCTCAATCTAGTTTTTACAGCAATGATGATACTGCTTGTTCTCCTTTACATACTTTTTATGAAGAAGGTTTTTTCCAGAGTAGTAGCATACTTACTCTCATATGCTGTTTTATTTATATCAGCAAAACTTCTTTTTGTTAACTACTCTATATATATAGATATGTTTTATCCATTGCTAGCATTGATTCTCAGTGCGTTAACTCAAGAGTTCCTACTATTTTATATACATGAAAAAGATGCCAGATTTATAAAAAAAGCGTTTTCAAGTTATCTTTCACGCGAATTACTCAATAAACTGGCAAACAGTGAAAAGGCTTTAGAGCTTGGCGGAGAGAAAAAAAAGCTGAGTATCCTTTTTAGCGATATACGTAATTTTACGACAATATCTGAGGAGATGAATGACCCTCAAAAACTGATCCACCTTTTAAACAGGTACTTTACTCCAATGACTCAAGCGGTTATGGATAATAAAGGGATGCTTGATAAATATATAGGTGATGCTGTAATGGCATTTTTTAATGCACCTGTAGATGTTGAAAATCATGCTGAAGCAGCTTGCCGATGTGCATTGGATATGAGAGAGAAACTTGCACAGCTAAATAAAGAGCTTGAAAATGACGGTATAGAACCTATACATATTGGGATAGGGATCAATACCGGTGAAGCTGTTGTCGGGAATATGGGTGCGACAAAAAGGTTTAACTATACTATTATTGGAGACAGTGTAAATCTTGCTTCACGATTAGAGTCAAAAACAAAAGAGTATGGGGTGGATATAATTATCTCCAGCTATACATATGAGTTAGTAAAAGAGCTTTTTATCTGCAAAGATTTAGGTTATACCCCTATCAAAGGGAAAAGGGATGAGGTGAAGATATATCAACTGATCTCTGATAAAAATGATGATATAATAACTGCCAAGGTGGAATAA